In the Cystobacter ferrugineus genome, CTCGAGGTGCGCAACTCGCTCACGATGCTGGGGCAGAAGTCGCGGCCGCTCGTCATCTTCAACGCCTGCGAGGTGGGGGCCGCCTCGGAGCTGCTGGGAGGCATTGGGGGCTGGGCGGAGACGTTCGTGAGCGAGCGCTTCGCGGGCTTCATCGCGCCCCTGTGGCCGGTGCAGGACGCTCACGCGCGCAGCGCGGTGGAGCACCTGGTGGCGGACCTGATGGAGCAGCGCATCAGCGTGGGCGAGTCGCTTCGGCGTCTGCGCGAGCGCGAGGCGAAGACGTCACCCACGTTTCTGTCCTACGTGTACGTGGGGGATGTGATGGCGCGCTTCTCCGCGCCGCACGCGCCTCCCAAGGCGTGAGGCGCGGGCGCCCTGAGTCCCGGTAGGGGCTCAGGGCTGCCGTGCGTTGTCTGACACCTGCGCGATGGCTTTGAGCCTATCGATGAATCTTGGCGGCGTGGATCGTGCCAATCCTGGTGCCTGATCGAGTAGTTTCAATGCTGCTCTTGCGGTCTCGTTGGCTTGAGGATTGTTCAACTCCTGCTGGAGGGTGGCCAGGGCGCTGAGCTTTTGAAAAATGTTGGCGTCTGCATCTCGTGGAATATTCATGATGATTTCTGACACGCGCATGACAACGGGCTCCATCTCAGCGGTGCGGCTTTGTCTCCAGAGGACAAGCGCGAGACTCAAAAGTATCGAACTGAGTGCGATTACCCGAGAAGTACTGCTCTGTTCAACGAGTACGATGGCGCGGCGCAGTACGTTCTCCGCTTCATGATAACGACCTTGCAAGATGAATGTGTTTGCGAGTTGTTCAAGTAGTTTCTCTTGCAGCTCGTTGAAGAGTGGCGCGGCAAGGGGCAGGCTGTTTCGAATGAGGAGCGCCTGATTTAGTATTTTCTCTGCTTCGTCGTATTTGCCCTTGTCAATTAGAATAGAGGCGAAGATGTTCATGAGCCTGGCATGGAAAATGTCCAGCGTCTGTTGCTCTGGCTGGGAAGAAATTACTGCTTGTCGTAGGAGTTCTTCCGCTTCGCCTAGCCTACCCTGTCGGCCTAGAATCTCGGACAAATCATACAGAGCCTCTATGTACGCCAGATGGCTGGTTCCTAGCGTGCTGCCTATGATGGACAGCGCTTCCTTCACAGCAGACTCGGCTTCCGCGGTCCTACCACTGTCCATGAGGACACAAGCGAGTTCCTTGAGGAATTCGCCAAGGTAGATCCGGTCCTCGACAGAGCCCGTGGGATGGTCCTTCAATGCTTGATGAATAGCAACTTCTGCCTCGGCATGCTTCTCCTGCTTGCGTAGAGCGCTAGCCAGTCTGTGAAGCAGCCGCCTTCGTGATGAGTCGATCTGAGGATAGGTCTGCGGGAAGCGAGAGAGTTCGTGTCGAAGTAGTTGTTCCGCTTCGTTGTACTTTCCCTGCTGGAAGACCACTGCGGCCAATTCGAGTACGAGGGCGGAACGTTTAGCTTCCTCTGTATCCAGAAGCCGTGCGTCACGAAGTTCCTCCTGGAGGAGCAGTTCTGCCTCCTCTGGATGTCCCTTCATCAAGCGCACATGTGCGAGCATGTTTCGTGCGCCAATCCATCCCTTCGCGAGAGCTTGCCGTGACCAGTGTTCAGCTGCATCCAGGTCGGATAGCTGTTCGGCCAAGGTTGCCAGCGCGCTCCATTTTTCGGGTTGATCAAATTTCCGCAGGAGCATCAATTCGACGGCGCATGATGACTCTTCGGTCAAAATGGAAGGTAAAGCGTTTGCTGGAATGAAACTCGAGAAGGTGCCGAACCATGCCGTCCAAATGGAGAGGTCTGTAGATACTGGCTGCTGTTGCTCAGTTATTGTCTTGCCCAGGGCGAGGAACTCCTGGAGGCAGAGTTCGCGGAGCCGTGCCAGTGTAAATGCACGCGGGACAAAGGGGGCCGCTTCTCCTCGAAGGATGCTGGCAGTGTTTGTCTCTCTGGGAGACAGGCGCTCCACTTTGGAATTCGAAGAGGCTGAGTTCCTGACAGGGCCCTCGGTGTAATACGGCCCCTGCGACTGAATCACTGCGAGGGCTTCGGGTTCGCAGTCGTGGAGTGCCGCGACACGACCGGGGAAACTCACCCCTGCGCTTTCGAGCCGCTCGCGTGCTTCTCGAATATTCATCATCCGCCCATGGACAGGCCACCAACCCGGTGAGGGCGCGGCGGGCTCTACCAGGATGGCGCGTGTCCGGTGGCCTGCCTCCGCATGGGCCCAACGGACCCGGCGCAGCCGAAAATGGCTGTCCACATTCGTCCAAGCGATCCACGCGTGCCGGTGCTCACGAATTTCATCCGCCATCTTCGAGTAGGGCAGGGCCGCACTGACTTCGTGCAGCTTCCCGTGGGGGCGCGCGGTGGCGAAGGCCGCCCGGAGATCGCCCCCCGTCCAGATGATGCCTGGCGCCCGGGCCGCGAGGACCGTGCGAATCCCCGCGACCGCGAACCGGGGCGGCCGGTTCGGGCACTCCACCCGATGGGAGATCCAATCGAAGAAATCCACGGCCCGTTGCGCGAGCGCGATGGTCGTCTCCGTGTCGCAGAAGAGCACCACCTTCAGCTCTCGCTGAGCGAACAGCGGACGATTGATGTTGAGCCAGTCCGCGTCCTCCACGCGGGGGACGAGCACCACCGTGGAGCCGTGCGGAACCTCGAGCATCCGCCGCACGTCGGTATGTACATCCAGCTCCGGATGCTCTGGCACCAGCGCCTCGACAAGCTCGCCGAGCGCCTCCTGGCGGGCATGATCGACCAGGAGCAGCAGTCCCGAGCGCGACAGCCTGAGCGCGAACTTCAGGGCGTCGAGCCAGCGTTCCTCAGCCGCACGAGGTGCATCATCAGGAGGGGATGGGGGTAGTACCATTCGGATTCGTTCGGGTAGGGCAGCAGGGTCTGGTAGCTGAGCAGATCCTGGGCAAGCGGGTTGGCTGGCAGTTGGTGTGCTGGGTCGTTCGCGATTTCCTCCAGCAACTCGATATGCCCCTTGTTCAGTCCGGTCTCTCGCAGCCGCCGTTGATGGTCCAGGATCTTACGGACGAGTTCTTCGGTAGCGCTCGGCGCATCCGTCAGCCACGCTTCCTTGGCCAGTTCCCGGATGAACCGCACGAAGTCTCGAGCCCGGCCGCCCGAGCGGTAGGCGAGCTGCTCGAGCAGCGGACGGGAGATGAGGGAGGCTCCGTCGATGTCGCTGGTGCGCCGCTCGAACAGGTCGCAGAAGAAGTGGACCCCCTCGCCGTGCCGGGTCGGATCCTCATGCAGCAGGACGGGTTCATTGACCAGGGCGAGCGGCTCGAAGCCCCGGACAGCCGCGGTCGAGGGGTGGTGCCGGAGCGCGAAGGGAGCACAGACGACCACAGGGCAGGCGAGCTGCGCGATGAGCTGGGAGTCGACGAACAACTCCCGGGCGCGCTGGATATCGCGGATCCGATCCAGACCATCGATGACGAAGAGCACCCGGCGGTGGTCATGCTGGATCTGGCCGACGAGCACGTTCACGCAGGCCAGCAGCGTCTGCACGTGGGTGTCCTGATCGGGAAGTGTCTGCTTGCTGAGGCCCAGTGGCGCCATCCACTTGGTGATGGCTCCGACCATGCCCCCGGTGACCGTGAACCCCGTGGCGAGTCCCATGCCGGTCGTTCCCTCGACCAGGGCGGGAACGGTCGTCGCCATGACGCTCAGGGTCGCCTTCGCGAGCGCTGCAATGTCCAACTGGGCGGGTGGCGTGTCCGTCGCTCGGGCGAGGGCGTTCCACGCGGTCTTGAGATCCTCGATGTAGGCCTCGGGAAACTGGTACCCGAGCCGTTGCTGCGCGGTGGCGATCAGGGCCACCCCCGCGAGGAAGCAGACTTCCCAGGAGCTGATGCGATCGAGCGCGGCGGGATCTCGTACGGCCTCGGTGAACTGGCGCGCCAGATCGAGAAAGACCACCAGCTCTCGATCCTTGCGCGCTTCCGCCATGCGGAGCAGTTCCGTCGTCTTCCCCGTCCCCACCGTTCCTGTGAGCAAGATGCGGGGGTCCCCGAACGGCATGTCCAGGAACTGGATGATCCGCCCAGCGGGGCTGTGGGGCCGCTCGGCCCGCCAGCGGCTGTCGGCGGGGCGCTCCGGATCGAACCGCTGGTATAGCTCCTGCCACACGTCACGACGCGACATGTGGGCAACCTACCACCCGTTGCTTACCGGTGGGAGTTCGTAGCGGCTCGCTCCCTCGCTCCCCGCGTCCTGCCGGGTGGGCGGACGCGGTGGGGCGCTGGGGGCTAGAAGATGACGGGCACCCGGTCGAAGCCGCGCAGGCCGGAGCCGGTGTTCCACCGCAGCGACTCGAAGGGCACCGCCAGGCGCATGCGCGGGTAGCGCCGGAACAAGGTCTCGAAGGCGATCTGCCCCTCCAGGCGGGCCAGGGGCGCGCCCAGGCAGATGTGGATGCCCTTGCCGAAGGCCAGGTTGCGGTGCGCGTTCGGCCGCGTGATGTCGAACACGTCCGGGTTGGGGAAGTGCTGGGGGTCGCGGTTGGCCGACGCGAGCCCCACCGACAGCTTCTCTCCCTGGGCCAGGTGCGTGCCCGCCAGCTCCATGTCCTCCTTGATGATGCGCGGCGTGGACATGTAGTCGACCGGGCCCCAGTAGCGCAGCGTCTCCTCGACCGCGCCCTTGGACAGGTTCGTGGGGTCCGCCAGGAAGCGCTCGAGCTGATCCGGATGGGTGAGCAGCGCCACCACGCCGCTGCCAATCAGGTTCACCGTCGTCACGTGCCCGGCGAAGAAGAGGATGAACACCATGGACACCATCTCCTGGTGGTTGAGCTTGTCCCCTTCGTCCTGGGCGTGGACCATCTGGCTGATCATGTCCTCGGCGGGCTCGCGCCGCTTGCGCTCGAACACGCCATCCAGATACCGGGCGAACTCCCGCAGGCTGCCCCGCCGCAGCTCGTCCATCGCGGCGTCACGCCGATCCGCGCCGAGCAGGCTCTCCGCCCAGCCATGCACCTTCGGCCGATCCTCCTCGGGGATGCCGAGCATGTCGCTGATGACGGTGATGGGCATCGGGTAGGCGAAGGCGTGGAGCAGATCCACCCGGCGCTCTCCCTCCCGCTCTCCTCGCTCGGTGGCCGCGCGCTCCACCTGGTCGAGCAGGGTGTCGGTGATGCGCTGGATGCGCGGCCGGAGCATCTCCATGGCGCGCGCGGTGAAGTTGGGTTGGACGAGCTTGCGCAGCCGCGTGTGGTCGGGGGGATCCAACATCAGCAGGCTGTAGGCCAGGGGGCGGATCTCCTCGGGCATGTATTGCAGGTTCGCGCGCTGTTCCGGCGTGAGGGATGTGCGGAAGTCGGACGAGAGGCGGTCATCGAGCAGGGCCTCCACCGCCTCGTCGTAGCGGGTCACGAAGAGGCGCTCCTTGGCCGGGAAGCCGCCGGACTCCGGCCGCTTCGTGCCTCCCGGAAGCACCGCGTCCGCGAAGCCGTGGCCGAACGAGGTGCGCACGACGGGGGCCTGGGCCCGCAGGTCCGCGTAGGTGGCGTACGCGCGGGCGAGGAACTCCGGGTCCTCCTTGTCGAGGAACGCGGGGCAGCGCGGCGCTTCCGCCAGGGCCTTCTCGCGCAGGGCCTTCATGGGGCAGGTGGCCTGGGGCGCGGGCCCACTTGTCTCCGCCTGCGTCGTCTGTTCGTTCACGGGATTCGTCGCCATGGTGTCCTCCACGTTGGTGTTACTTCCGTCCTGCCTTCGGCTTCTTCACCGCCTCCTCCTCGTCGAGGAGGGCGGGCGGCGTGCGCTCTTCCAGGGAGAGCAGGGCCCGCTCCACCAGTTGCATCGAGCGGCCCAATTCCTCGAGCTGCTCCGGGGAGGCGCTCGCGAACTGGGCGGTCAGCTCGGAGGCCAGCGCCTGTTGGACCTCCTGGCTCACCGCGAGTCCGGTCTCCGTCAGCACCAGCCGGAAGCGCCGCCGGTCCGCGGGCTCGGCCTCGCGCCGCACATAGCCCTGACGCTCCAGTCGGTCGATCAACCCCGTGACCACCGCGGGCGTGACACGCAGCCGGCGCGCCAGTTGTCCCGGTGAGGACGCGCCCTCTCGGAGCGCGTAGAGCACGCCCAACTGGCGCAGGCTCAAGTCGCGGCCCAGGTGGTTGGCCTGCATGCTCGCCACCGCCCACCGGTACAGCCGGGGGATGAGCTGGAGGGCCTGGAGCGCGTACGCGTTGGCGGGATGGGGGGGCAGGGTCTGTCGCATGGGTTGGGCGTTTCGTGCCGGGTTCGCCTGCATCCGATATTTTACCTGGCAAAAGGTATGACAGGCAAACCGCTTCCGGCCAGGGAATGTTCGTGCCTGGCAGGTCGGGAAGGGGGCGGACCGTGTGGTTGAAGAAGCACCGTGAAGGTGCGGGCCGAGGGGAGGCTGTCGAGGAGAGGGCTCCGGGTGGAGCCGCTCTCCGGGTAGCGTGGTGTCCCTTCCCTGGAACGGACAACGGGTATGCGTGGGCTCACACGTGTGGCGGTGGTTTTGATGGGAGTGCTTCTCCTGCTCTGGCTCGGACTCCGGGGGAGCGGGGACCTCACGGCGGGGGACGTCTCTTCCCCGGGGGGCGAGCCGAGGAGCCGGGCGGGCCTGGAGTTGCAGCCGGAGCGGCCCGAGGACGTGGGCGCTCGCGGTGGCGCGGATGCGGGCAGTACACCGCCGCTGGCCGAGGCTCCCACGGAGGAAGAGGGCGTGCTGGAGGTGGAGGTGCTCGCGGGCGAGCGTCCCGTGCCCGGTGCCAACGTCCGGCTGTACTGGCGCGGTGCGAGAGATCCGATCCTCGACGAGGTGGCGTGGCGGCTGGCGAGTACCGGCACCACGGATGCGCAGGGCCGGGCGCGGCTCGCCTCACGGCCCGGGGGCTACCTGGTGGCCGTCCATGCCGAGGGACATGCTCCGCTGCGGCGGCAGGTGCAGCGCCCCTATGGGGAGGAGCGCACGCGCGTGCGCCTCGTGTTGGAGCGTGGCCATTCCCTCACGGGCCGCACGGTGGTGGCGGGGACGAACGAGCCGCTGCCCCTGGTGGAGCTCGTCCTCACGGCGCATGCGGACCCGCCGGACATCCGCATCCGCCCCGATGCTCCTCCCGAGGAGCGGGTGTACGCCACGAGCAACGAGCGGGGAGACTTCCGTGTCGAGGGGCTCTCCTCGGGGGTGTACCTGCTGGAAGCGCGGGCACCGGGGCATGCGCGCCAGGTGCTGCGGAGGGTAGAGATTCCCGCGCCGGCGCCGCTGACGGTGGCGTTGCAGGCGGCGGGCGTCATCGAGGGCTTCGTCGTGGATGCCCAGGAGCGGCCCGTGGCGAATGCCGAGGTGGAGGTGCGCGGGCCCACGCCCCAGAGCGTCACCACGGGTGAGGGCGGTGGCTTCTCCGTCGAGGTGGGCTCCGGCTCCCATCTTCTTTCCGCGCGGCACGGTGCCGAGGCGGGCGCGGTGGACAAGTCCCTCTTCGTCCGCGCGGGGCAGACGGTGCGGGACGTGCGGATCCGGCTCGGGCCGGGCGCGGTGCTGGAGGGCCGGGTCGTCGCGCGGGCCACGGGAACTGCCGTGGCGGGTGCCAGCGTGAGCGTCATCCCCAGTAGCCACTTCGTGAGCGTCGGCCCCGTGGGGAGCACCGGAGACGCGGGACGCACGGTGACGGACCCCACGGGGCACTTCGCCCTGAAGGGCCTGACCGCCGGCGGCTACAATCTGGTGGTGGATGCGCCCGGCTATTCCCGGCTCACGCGCCGGGGGGTGATGGTGGCCGCGGGCGAGCGCTTCCCGCTCGAGCTCCAACTCGAGGGCACGGGCACGGTGGAAGGCCATGTGCGGGACTCCGCGGGAGCGCCGTTGCAGGGTGTGCGGGTAGGGGGC is a window encoding:
- a CDS encoding tetratricopeptide repeat protein, with amino-acid sequence MVLPPSPPDDAPRAAEERWLDALKFALRLSRSGLLLLVDHARQEALGELVEALVPEHPELDVHTDVRRMLEVPHGSTVVLVPRVEDADWLNINRPLFAQRELKVVLFCDTETTIALAQRAVDFFDWISHRVECPNRPPRFAVAGIRTVLAARAPGIIWTGGDLRAAFATARPHGKLHEVSAALPYSKMADEIREHRHAWIAWTNVDSHFRLRRVRWAHAEAGHRTRAILVEPAAPSPGWWPVHGRMMNIREARERLESAGVSFPGRVAALHDCEPEALAVIQSQGPYYTEGPVRNSASSNSKVERLSPRETNTASILRGEAAPFVPRAFTLARLRELCLQEFLALGKTITEQQQPVSTDLSIWTAWFGTFSSFIPANALPSILTEESSCAVELMLLRKFDQPEKWSALATLAEQLSDLDAAEHWSRQALAKGWIGARNMLAHVRLMKGHPEEAELLLQEELRDARLLDTEEAKRSALVLELAAVVFQQGKYNEAEQLLRHELSRFPQTYPQIDSSRRRLLHRLASALRKQEKHAEAEVAIHQALKDHPTGSVEDRIYLGEFLKELACVLMDSGRTAEAESAVKEALSIIGSTLGTSHLAYIEALYDLSEILGRQGRLGEAEELLRQAVISSQPEQQTLDIFHARLMNIFASILIDKGKYDEAEKILNQALLIRNSLPLAAPLFNELQEKLLEQLANTFILQGRYHEAENVLRRAIVLVEQSSTSRVIALSSILLSLALVLWRQSRTAEMEPVVMRVSEIIMNIPRDADANIFQKLSALATLQQELNNPQANETARAALKLLDQAPGLARSTPPRFIDRLKAIAQVSDNARQP
- a CDS encoding cytochrome P450 family protein; translated protein: MATNPVNEQTTQAETSGPAPQATCPMKALREKALAEAPRCPAFLDKEDPEFLARAYATYADLRAQAPVVRTSFGHGFADAVLPGGTKRPESGGFPAKERLFVTRYDEAVEALLDDRLSSDFRTSLTPEQRANLQYMPEEIRPLAYSLLMLDPPDHTRLRKLVQPNFTARAMEMLRPRIQRITDTLLDQVERAATERGEREGERRVDLLHAFAYPMPITVISDMLGIPEEDRPKVHGWAESLLGADRRDAAMDELRRGSLREFARYLDGVFERKRREPAEDMISQMVHAQDEGDKLNHQEMVSMVFILFFAGHVTTVNLIGSGVVALLTHPDQLERFLADPTNLSKGAVEETLRYWGPVDYMSTPRIIKEDMELAGTHLAQGEKLSVGLASANRDPQHFPNPDVFDITRPNAHRNLAFGKGIHICLGAPLARLEGQIAFETLFRRYPRMRLAVPFESLRWNTGSGLRGFDRVPVIF
- a CDS encoding MarR family winged helix-turn-helix transcriptional regulator — protein: MRQTLPPHPANAYALQALQLIPRLYRWAVASMQANHLGRDLSLRQLGVLYALREGASSPGQLARRLRVTPAVVTGLIDRLERQGYVRREAEPADRRRFRLVLTETGLAVSQEVQQALASELTAQFASASPEQLEELGRSMQLVERALLSLEERTPPALLDEEEAVKKPKAGRK
- a CDS encoding carboxypeptidase regulatory-like domain-containing protein; amino-acid sequence: MGVLLLLWLGLRGSGDLTAGDVSSPGGEPRSRAGLELQPERPEDVGARGGADAGSTPPLAEAPTEEEGVLEVEVLAGERPVPGANVRLYWRGARDPILDEVAWRLASTGTTDAQGRARLASRPGGYLVAVHAEGHAPLRRQVQRPYGEERTRVRLVLERGHSLTGRTVVAGTNEPLPLVELVLTAHADPPDIRIRPDAPPEERVYATSNERGDFRVEGLSSGVYLLEARAPGHARQVLRRVEIPAPAPLTVALQAAGVIEGFVVDAQERPVANAEVEVRGPTPQSVTTGEGGGFSVEVGSGSHLLSARHGAEAGAVDKSLFVRAGQTVRDVRIRLGPGAVLEGRVVARATGTAVAGASVSVIPSSHFVSVGPVGSTGDAGRTVTDPTGHFALKGLTAGGYNLVVDAPGYSRLTRRGVMVAAGERFPLELQLEGTGTVEGHVRDSAGAPLQGVRVGGGLRWAGGWGSAAAEALTDAQGYYRLGGLSLGRMNLTANWEGAALGATQIVDVKEEETARVDFTLERTGILEGVVRTERGSPPSEPVTVSVHPSAPSSSMVGQSARGSLDSTGRFRMALPPGSYRVMLLSDSRRLGGNPPVQSVEIEAGRTVQLELGWREESSEALRIKGLVLEPDGAPSPFARVMISAEVFLNGGGMSTFTDEEGRFVFSHEPRGQPKAGLLKVTARNGGRSGETRQAIKEGEQEVVVTLRPGASVRGRVVRADGQPVRGFTVGLQLPPQVFFPGSLTHEFPGERFELSDVPTEPVTLVVRTVDGATGKALLTPVVGTTAEVEVSVAPGISVRGRVVDAATNAPLAGAFVRLKEQEEYFFKTAVDGRFSLKDLSPGEGTLEIRAPLDGVGERQVKLVRGQTLDVGDVPVRQTPGNGAPR